The Culex pipiens pallens isolate TS chromosome 2, TS_CPP_V2, whole genome shotgun sequence DNA window taaacgACTAAAACGTGGACTTACCGCGATTGAAAGATTGCTTGAACTGAGTGCGCGTCAACTAAAAATCTAAACGAAAGCTGCTCGTCGTGTAGCGGCCGAGCCACCGCAGCCGCAGCAGGTCGCGCGGGACGAAGACCATCATGTGGCGCCGCTGTGCTCAATATAAATCTCCTGGGCCGTATCCTAGAAGCGATCCTTCGAGGACGTAGTGTACTCCATCTCGGTCAGATTCTGGATCTCCTGCAGCTCCTGGAACTTCTCGTGGTCCCGAATGTGGGCATAGTTCGCCGCCAGACACATCAGATAGTGCACCAGGCTGAGGATGATCAGCAGGCAGCTGACCGTGGCCAGGATGAACATGATTTCGCACTTTTCGACGCCGTCCTTGCAGAAGGCCTTCACCTTGGTCTCGCAAATGTTCATGTCCTGCTGGGCGACTCCGGCCGGGAACATGAAGTCTGCAAGATAGAAGCTCAATCAAATTTCGTCCCCTTCAACAAACCCTTCAAAATACTCACAAAACTGCGTCAAATCGATGCAATTCTTGTGCGACTGCACGTTCGGGTTGGCGCACATGTTCCAGAACACGGTAAAGATGAACGTAACCACCGTCAGGAAGCACAGAATCAAGATCCACACAATCTTCAGAATGTACGTGATTCCCATAAACACCGCGCACGAGATGCGACCACCAACGCGCGATCCCCACGCCCGGTACACCTTGTAGCGGGTCGCACCGGTCGCCAAAAATCCCACAAACAGGATCATCAACCCGAGCGCCGCCATCGAAGCACCGATCACCACGAAGATCATCTGAACGGCTTCAATCCTAcggaacaaaataaaaaatctttgaaaaatcgtTCAAATATGTACGACAAAAAGCACTTCAAACTCACCACATCAACCGCAGGTGGAACACCTGGTCCAGCATGATGATGGCAAAGGAAGTACCCCGGTACATGGTTCCGCAGAAGATACCCACGCCGATAAGGCACATGACCGTGGCGATCAGCGTCGCATACGGTATCCGGGTCATGCATGATTTGCAGCAGTCGCCTGGAAAAACACGGAAAGAGAAGAAACATTTAATTAGATAAAAGATATCAACGTCAGGAAAGTTTTTTGAAGTCACAGATGATTACATTTGAAAGTAATGTAGTGAAGATATGCAACACAAAATGACAAAGAGACAAGTAAATGAAAATTGTGGGCAACTTTGCAAAATTTGCATCAATTCCGGGATAAATAACACCTCTGAAACTGCAACATTCGTTTGAATGTAAAATTTGTCTCTTCTTTTGATCTTAAATTGAAAGGcgacaaaaaaatagtttaaataagtTTTCAACCAatcccaaattttaaaatcaataaaattttgcatttttttagctGAGCATAAGTTAAAATATGGAAAACTTCTTGCTGGTAAGAGTTGATtttcaaaagcaaaacaaagcGCAAGACAGTAAGCAAGAGAGTAACTCTCTCGCTATCTCCTGTTTCCTCTCTCACCCCTTCAGTCCCATTCGCTCCTGAGCAATAGAAACAGCCATCACGTCCTCGGAcactcaattgattttttttctctatgaCAAAACGGATTTTCATTGTCTTTTCAGTAAAGAGCATTGAAAGGACAAGAAGATGGACAATCTATAGAGTTTTTGAAGTTGAGTATATGTAAATTGAACGAGAATAGACCAAAAAATGGCTGAGAGTAGGTTATAATTtggactttttagaaaaatgcgtacattaaaagaaattgattttttttagttttttttgcaattaaaaaatacttcacgAAGAAAATGCGCCCCTGCAAAGAATATTTCtagagattattttttattaagatttttcatatttttattgaaggacctaataaaaaaaactctagattcccgaagaactgagatttctaacatatttttttaaactttgtactGCTAGTTGTTATAATGCAGCCTCACAAAttaaaattctgtaaaaaattagtattttttttcaactagcaAAATCTTGCAAagcttttattcaaaaaatcataactacgGTACCAGGTTTTTTACTAAGTCCCCtataaataataacatttttgagaattcaacttttaatgaaaaaaacgttcacaaatccaacctaggtggttgatgccttcctctcatttaaagTGATTACAACcctcctaaagtgtccacatgtttatgaATCTCCCCTAAcgtagagagcctatatggagaggcgaaatgtcactctcagggttccagactacctacagactttttgtcaagattatacagacgcggcctttgaggaaaatggcatccctcttacgtctttttcgtggcgatcagaccagttgaggttatgtaaattcagaccattttttaaaacgcttgtaatttaagataggtaagtcagatcttgaaaattcttactccacctaaaaggtctttttaaatgctttctaacaatatataacatttgagggtttcatgaaaaaacacccttatgaaacagttttttgaccataactttttaaatacatggtaaaactgcatgaatttaatagagcgagttgtggcgctataaccacggcaaatagtgtccagggcattcgtggaaatacaatgtcccatcccagagggtcccggagtaccaaaccttcttagcatggtgctcccaacgaatacaaccaaacaatctcggagcgtatggtggtgtgtccccacgcttcttcctcccctgtcgattcagaattgtgttgttgttcgaacactcagtgctcaaactcaacccaattacgaatcatctctgcgatacggctttacgcagtaggcctggccgctttaacgtttgtgatgtttcaatgcattctaatgcaatggtgcactgcaaatcaagcaaaacaatgtaaaaggaccgaagccgaagtgtaaacaaagagtctatcctgctcacgtcagttgatgtttacatttggaacgagcaggatagactctttgtttacacttcggcttcggccctattacaatgtttagctagaaatgttaataaatgacaagaagagtgctaggcgtcatctaacctaaggcactctccaggatcccttcaaaagattggctgcgctagggtctgattagattagattagattagacatgataaaactgcatgaatttaaatagcaacttaggggacgttaagacggatcgattaaaaccattccggccaaattcagttgagcctgtgacgagatattccagtgacattgatttggtacacatgtctacatacagccaaacacacagacatttgctcagctggtgattctgagtcgatatgtacaaatgaaagtAGGCCTAGGAGGTctgattaaaaagttcattttccgagtgatttaatagccttttctcagtaaggtgaggaaggcaaaaatctaattattcgctctacagcattgccttggcgttctcgattgcgagattcctactcaaaactagttgtccgaaggcttgattgttgaggcaattgcaaacctctttttacaccttagctttcatccacctcgggattcgaactgacgacctttggattgttagtccaactgcttacaagcgactccaccgagacaggacccagagagacgactcctacacctgcattgagctaacgacctaaccctcttggttagaccggggccaacatttacttccctgtccgacggaaggcgtgatcagacaaatctcgtctcgaaaaatgtcaccaggaccgtctgggatcgaacccaggccaactgaatgagaggcaaccacgcttaccactacaccacggtcccggctactTTTAATGACCAACAGTCAAATAAAACatcaggaaatttaatttaaataaattctaacatatttttcattttgtttacattaccatactgcccctgatcgcataaatgtcccatatgcattttcatcgatttcgagttattgatgcagtttggttcaaaattgtgtgctctttcaaacgagcctataacatccagtactttattctagaaatcaggaggaaatccacttttttcgcgaaaacttaacacgtagccttatgtatggggcaaacttcaaatgcgtttttctcagctttctgtttttgcatatgggacatttatgcgaacatgggcagcatatgctttaaaaaaatattaaattgaaaattgtttttatttaaaaaaaagtcctttgtcaaaatcagataaaattattaaaaataaattcattaaaggagctattagactatggcaaacaaacaaacaaactcgtacAAGCTGAACTATTTTAGGATagcttttaatgttttaattgataaattcacaataattttaattgtgtttcaattacaaaaaatcagaCATTCAAGGAACACATCCAAGGGAGATTGATATACTTTGAAGGTAATATTATGTAAATACAAGAATGGCGACAAATATGTTGTTAGGCAATATCGCCAGACAGTGATAATTGCCTTTCTGGTTTTTATTCGTTACAATATTctattcaaacattttaaagtaCGTTTGTACTAttactatacagcaattccatttgaaaagagcctaaaccgaaaaaaagttctccgatcgggctcaaaatttttctgggggttccttggccaaaataattagacccgtatttcttcgtttggccattagggtgacctacgccgtgttagggtggtctgaaaaattgcaattttcatcatttttcgcaaaaacctcttttttcgaaaaatcatatctccgcgccattgcATCcgagcttaactattgaaaaagtcgtatgaaaacttaaaatggtgtTTTGactgtgtctggaccaaagagcctatgtctgaaaatatttttatcggattcctcggaaaatttcacatgacaatttaaaaaattggcgatgtcgaaccgtacgtttccgagatatgattttttgaaaataaaaactgcgttttttgacgcgccacgcgcaaaaacaggaaaatgacgaaatcggcaaaaaaccacttttttcactaatattAATACTAATAatgatacccagacatgtataggtcatcgctgaaattttttagttatcgcagttttagtgaaaaaagttgattttttgccgatttcgtcatttcctgtttttgcgcgtggcgcgtcgaaaaaactcagtt harbors:
- the LOC120427341 gene encoding neuronal membrane glycoprotein M6-a isoform X3, coding for MGDCCKSCMTRIPYATLIATVMCLIGVGIFCGTMYRGTSFAIIMLDQVFHLRLMWIEAVQMIFVVIGASMAALGLMILFVGFLATGATRYKVYRAWGSRVGGRISCAVFMGITYILKIVWILILCFLTVVTFIFTVFWNMCANPNVQSHKNCIDLTQFYFMFPAGVAQQDMNICETKVKAFCKDGVEKCEIMFILATVSCLLIILSLVHYLMCLAANYAHIRDHEKFQELQEIQNLTEMEYTTSSKDRF
- the LOC120427341 gene encoding neuronal membrane glycoprotein M6-a isoform X2, which codes for MAGSRNRVPSQQIRDDFLLETNFDDDGTLTRAYNTLNSQQQQYGGNGQINGNRESGGPIQQQFRAPSRRSLAYRSNMSVDRYSDNTIHGRQSKGDCCKSCMTRIPYATLIATVMCLIGVGIFCGTMYRGTSFAIIMLDQVFHLRLMWIEAVQMIFVVIGASMAALGLMILFVGFLATGATRYKVYRAWGSRVGGRISCAVFMGITYILKIVWILILCFLTVVTFIFTVFWNMCANPNVQSHKNCIDLTQFYFMFPAGVAQQDMNICETKVKAFCKDGVEKCEIMFILATVSCLLIILSLVHYLMCLAANYAHIRDHEKFQELQEIQNLTEMEYTTSSKDRF
- the LOC120427341 gene encoding neuronal membrane glycoprotein M6-a isoform X1; translation: MVRTVSEYLSRRQHLAATMAGSRNRVPSQQIRDDFLLETNFDDDGTLTRAYNTLNSQQQQYGGNGQINGNRESGGPIQQQFRAPSRRSLAYRSNMSVDRYSDNTIHGRQSKGDCCKSCMTRIPYATLIATVMCLIGVGIFCGTMYRGTSFAIIMLDQVFHLRLMWIEAVQMIFVVIGASMAALGLMILFVGFLATGATRYKVYRAWGSRVGGRISCAVFMGITYILKIVWILILCFLTVVTFIFTVFWNMCANPNVQSHKNCIDLTQFYFMFPAGVAQQDMNICETKVKAFCKDGVEKCEIMFILATVSCLLIILSLVHYLMCLAANYAHIRDHEKFQELQEIQNLTEMEYTTSSKDRF